A region of Streptomyces sp. R44 DNA encodes the following proteins:
- a CDS encoding ribonucleotide-diphosphate reductase subunit beta, producing MSTEKKNLLDPGFELTLRPMRYPDFYERYRDAIKNTWTVEEVDLHSDVADLAKLTAGEQHMIGRLVAFFATGDSIVANNLVLTLYKHINSPEARLYLSRQLFEEAVHVQFYLTLLDTYLPDPDDRAAAFDAVENIPSIREKAQFCFKWMDSVEKIEKLETAADRRRFLLNLICFAACIEGLFFYGAFAYVYWFRSRGLLHGLATGTNWVFRDETMHMNFAFEVVDTVRKEEPELFDDALQQQVTDMLKEAVEAELQFGRDLCGDGLPGMNTESMREYLQCVADQRLQRLGFPPVYGSENPFAFMELQGVQELTNFFERRPSAYQVAVEGSVDLDEDF from the coding sequence ATGAGTACCGAGAAGAAGAACCTCCTGGACCCGGGCTTCGAGCTCACGCTCCGCCCCATGCGCTACCCGGACTTCTACGAGCGCTACCGGGACGCCATCAAGAACACCTGGACCGTGGAGGAGGTCGACCTCCACTCGGACGTCGCCGACCTCGCCAAGCTCACCGCCGGTGAGCAGCACATGATCGGCCGTCTGGTCGCGTTCTTCGCGACGGGCGACTCGATCGTGGCGAACAACCTGGTCCTGACGCTGTACAAGCACATCAACTCCCCGGAAGCGCGCCTGTACCTCTCGCGCCAGCTCTTCGAGGAAGCGGTCCACGTCCAGTTCTATCTGACGCTCCTGGACACGTACCTGCCCGACCCGGACGACCGCGCGGCGGCCTTCGACGCGGTGGAGAACATCCCGTCGATCCGCGAGAAGGCGCAGTTCTGCTTCAAGTGGATGGACTCGGTCGAGAAGATCGAGAAGCTGGAGACGGCCGCCGACCGCCGCCGCTTCCTGCTGAACCTGATCTGCTTCGCGGCGTGCATCGAGGGCCTGTTCTTCTACGGCGCCTTCGCGTACGTCTACTGGTTCCGCTCCCGCGGCCTCCTGCACGGCCTGGCGACCGGCACCAACTGGGTCTTCCGCGACGAGACGATGCACATGAACTTCGCCTTCGAGGTCGTGGACACCGTCCGCAAGGAGGAGCCGGAGCTCTTCGACGACGCGCTGCAGCAGCAGGTCACGGACATGCTGAAGGAGGCCGTCGAGGCGGAACTTCAGTTCGGCCGCGACCTGTGCGGTGACGGCCTGCCGGGCATGAACACCGAGTCGATGCGCGAGTACCTCCAGTGCGTCGCCGACCAGCGCCTGCAGCGCCTCGGCTTCCCGCCGGTGTACGGCTCGGAGAACCCGTTCGCGTTCATGGAGCTCCAGGGCGTCCAGGAGCTGACCAACTTCTTCGAGCGCCGCCCGTCCGCCTACCAGGTGGCGGTCGAGGGCTCGGTGGACCTCGACGAGGACTTCTAG
- a CDS encoding ribonucleoside-diphosphate reductase subunit alpha has product MTIAPADPAAAIETDGPGTVLLRTLTDLTADLPDTDPGKVAAAALRGRSATSDEAELRELATEAAAGLIAEDPAYSRLAARLLTITIADEAAGQGAVNFSASVAVGHREGLIADRTAEFVALHAARLDATIDPAGDDRFGYFGLRTLYSRYLLRHPITRKVIETPQHFMLRVACGLAEDETARALDEVSALYGLMSRLDYLPSSPTLFNSGTRHPQMSSCYLLDSPQDELDSIYDRYHQVARLSKHAGGIGLSYSRIRARGSLIRGTNGHSNGIVPFLKTLDASVAAVNQGGRRKGAAAVYLETWHADIEEFLELRDNTGEDQRRTHNLNLAHWIPDEFMRRVNADAEWSLFSPSDVPELVDLYGEEFDAAYRKAEAAGLARKTMPARDLYGRMMRTLAQTGNGWMTFKDASNRTANQTAEPGTVVHSSNLCTEIIEVTNDGETAVCNLGSVNLGSFVSGSDIDWERLDETVRTAVTFLDRVVDINFYPTEQAGRSNAKWRPVGLGAMGLQDVFFQLKLPFDSAEARALSTKIAERIMLAAYEASADLAERSGPLPAWDKTRTAQGVLHPDHYDVELNWPERWTALRARIASTGMRNSLLLAIAPTATIASIAGVYECIEPQVSNLFKRETLSGEFLQVNSYLVDELKKLGVWDAQTREALRDSNGSVAGFTWVPAEVRELYRTAWEIPQRGLIDMAAARTPFLDQSQSLNLFMETPTIGKLSSMYAYAWKQGLKTTYYLRSRPATRIARAAQAAAPIPVQQATPDADAIACSLENPESCEACQ; this is encoded by the coding sequence GTGACCATCGCGCCCGCCGATCCGGCCGCAGCGATCGAGACCGACGGCCCCGGGACCGTACTCCTGCGGACCCTGACCGATCTCACCGCCGACCTCCCGGACACCGACCCCGGCAAGGTCGCCGCCGCCGCCCTCCGCGGCCGCAGCGCCACGTCGGACGAGGCGGAGCTGCGCGAGCTGGCCACCGAGGCGGCCGCCGGCCTGATCGCCGAGGACCCCGCGTACTCCCGGCTCGCCGCCCGGCTCCTCACCATCACCATCGCCGACGAGGCCGCCGGCCAGGGCGCCGTGAACTTCTCGGCCTCCGTCGCCGTCGGTCACCGCGAGGGGCTCATCGCCGACCGCACCGCCGAGTTCGTGGCACTGCACGCGGCCCGCCTCGACGCCACGATCGACCCGGCCGGCGACGACCGCTTCGGCTACTTCGGCCTGCGCACCCTCTACTCGCGCTACCTGCTGCGCCACCCGATCACCCGCAAGGTCATCGAGACCCCGCAGCACTTCATGCTGCGCGTCGCCTGCGGCCTCGCCGAGGACGAGACGGCCCGCGCCCTGGACGAAGTGAGCGCGCTCTACGGCCTGATGAGCCGCCTGGACTACCTCCCGTCCTCCCCCACGCTCTTCAACTCCGGCACCCGCCACCCGCAGATGTCCTCCTGCTACCTCCTGGACTCCCCGCAGGACGAGCTGGACTCCATCTACGACCGCTACCACCAGGTCGCGCGCCTCTCGAAGCACGCGGGCGGCATCGGCCTCTCGTACTCCCGCATCCGCGCCCGCGGTTCGCTGATCCGCGGCACCAACGGGCACTCCAACGGCATCGTGCCGTTCCTCAAGACCCTCGACGCCTCCGTCGCCGCCGTGAACCAGGGCGGCCGCCGCAAGGGCGCCGCCGCGGTCTACCTGGAGACCTGGCACGCGGACATCGAGGAGTTCCTGGAGCTCCGCGACAACACGGGCGAGGACCAGCGCCGTACGCACAACCTGAACCTGGCGCACTGGATCCCGGACGAGTTCATGCGCCGGGTCAACGCCGACGCCGAGTGGTCGCTGTTCTCCCCCTCGGACGTGCCCGAGCTCGTCGACCTGTACGGCGAGGAGTTCGACGCCGCCTACCGCAAGGCCGAGGCGGCGGGCCTGGCCCGCAAGACGATGCCGGCCCGCGACCTGTACGGCCGGATGATGCGGACCCTCGCGCAGACCGGCAACGGCTGGATGACGTTCAAGGACGCCTCGAACCGCACGGCCAACCAGACGGCCGAGCCGGGCACCGTCGTCCACTCCTCGAACCTCTGCACCGAGATCATCGAGGTCACGAACGACGGCGAGACGGCGGTCTGCAACCTGGGCTCGGTCAACCTGGGCTCCTTCGTGTCGGGTTCGGACATCGACTGGGAGCGCCTGGACGAGACCGTCCGCACGGCCGTCACCTTCCTCGACCGGGTCGTCGACATCAACTTCTACCCGACCGAGCAGGCGGGCCGCTCCAACGCCAAGTGGCGCCCGGTCGGCCTGGGCGCCATGGGCCTCCAGGACGTCTTCTTCCAGCTGAAGCTGCCGTTCGACTCGGCCGAGGCCCGCGCCCTGTCGACGAAGATCGCCGAGCGGATCATGCTGGCGGCGTACGAGGCCTCCGCGGACCTCGCCGAGCGCAGCGGCCCGCTCCCCGCCTGGGACAAGACCCGCACCGCCCAGGGCGTCCTGCACCCGGACCACTACGACGTGGAGCTGAACTGGCCGGAGCGCTGGACCGCCCTGCGGGCGCGCATCGCCTCCACCGGCATGCGCAACAGCCTCCTCCTCGCCATCGCCCCGACGGCGACGATCGCCTCGATCGCCGGCGTCTACGAGTGCATCGAGCCGCAGGTCTCCAACCTGTTCAAGCGCGAGACGCTGTCCGGCGAGTTCCTCCAGGTCAACTCGTACCTCGTCGACGAGCTGAAGAAGCTCGGCGTGTGGGACGCGCAGACCCGCGAGGCGCTGCGCGACTCCAACGGCTCGGTGGCCGGCTTCACCTGGGTCCCGGCGGAGGTCCGCGAGCTGTACCGCACGGCCTGGGAGATCCCGCAGCGCGGCCTCATCGACATGGCGGCGGCGCGCACCCCGTTCCTGGACCAGTCGCAGTCCCTGAACCTCTTCATGGAGACGCCGACGATCGGCAAGCTGTCGTCGATGTACGCGTACGCCTGGAAGCAGGGCCTGAAGACGACGTACTACCTGCGCTCCCGCCCGGCGACCCGGATCGCCCGCGCCGCGCAGGCCGCCGCCCCGATCCCCGTCCAGCAGGCGACCCCCGACGCGGACGCGATCGCCTGCTCCCTTGAGAACCCCGAGTCCTGCGAGGCCTGCCAGTAA
- a CDS encoding GNAT family N-acetyltransferase, producing MDFTIRAVRPEEHEALGDLTGFTYLNDGLLLHGEDDFYLAVLRDTARRARESEVLVAVDADGGIIGGVTFAPGGTTWADIAVAGEAEFRMLVVAPEARGRGVGEALVRACVDRARALPGCARLVLSTADLMVSAHRIYERLGFVRTPERDWEPIPDHSLRTYALEL from the coding sequence ATGGACTTCACGATCAGGGCGGTACGGCCCGAGGAGCACGAGGCGCTCGGTGACCTCACCGGGTTCACCTATCTGAATGACGGGCTGCTGCTGCACGGCGAGGACGACTTCTACCTCGCCGTCCTCCGCGACACGGCCCGGCGGGCGCGCGAGAGCGAGGTGCTCGTCGCCGTCGACGCCGACGGCGGGATCATCGGCGGGGTGACCTTCGCCCCCGGCGGCACGACCTGGGCGGACATCGCCGTCGCCGGCGAGGCCGAGTTCCGGATGCTCGTGGTCGCTCCCGAGGCCCGCGGCAGGGGCGTCGGAGAAGCCCTCGTACGGGCCTGCGTGGACCGGGCGCGGGCCCTCCCCGGGTGCGCGCGTCTCGTGCTCTCCACGGCCGATCTGATGGTCTCCGCGCACCGGATCTACGAGCGCCTCGGCTTCGTCCGCACCCCCGAGCGGGACTGGGAACCGATCCCCGACCACTCGCTGCGGACCTACGCCCTGGAGCTGTAG
- the mctP gene encoding monocarboxylate uptake permease MctP, translated as MKDGVNGVALGVFVFFFLAVTVMGFLAARWRKAENESLDEWGLGGRSFGTWVTWFLLGGDLYTAYTFVAVPAAIYAAGAAGFFAVPYTILVYPLIFTFLPRLWSVSHKHGYVTTSDFVRGRFGSKGLSLAVAVTGILATMPYIALQLVGIQAVLDVMGVGGGENTNWFVKDLPLLIAFGVLAAYTYSSGLRAPALIAFVKDTLIYIVIAVAIIYIPIKLGGFDEIFGKAAEAYKTINPATGKPKGALVPGEAGQWTYATLALGSALALFMYPHSITATLSSRSRNVIRRNTTILPLYSLMLGLLALLGFMAIAAGIKVKNGQLAIPQLFETMFPDWFAGVAFAAIGIGALVPAAIMSIAAANLFTRNIYKDFIKKDATPAQETKVSKLVSLLVKVGALVFVLTMDKTVAINFQLLGGIWILQTFPALVGGLFTRWFHRWALLAGWAVGMAYGTAAAYGVASPTQKHFGGSAAEIPGIGEIGYIGLTAFVLNVVVTVVLTFVLKAVKAPEGVDETSPEDYTADAGDPGVTDLPKVGTAAH; from the coding sequence ATGAAGGACGGCGTGAACGGCGTGGCGCTCGGCGTCTTCGTCTTCTTCTTCCTGGCCGTCACGGTCATGGGCTTCCTGGCCGCCCGCTGGCGCAAGGCCGAGAACGAGAGCCTCGACGAATGGGGCCTGGGCGGCAGATCGTTCGGCACCTGGGTGACCTGGTTCCTGCTCGGCGGCGACCTCTACACGGCGTACACCTTCGTCGCCGTCCCCGCGGCCATCTACGCGGCGGGCGCGGCCGGCTTCTTCGCCGTCCCGTACACGATCCTGGTGTACCCGCTGATCTTCACCTTCCTGCCGCGCCTCTGGTCGGTCTCGCACAAGCACGGATACGTCACCACCTCCGACTTCGTGCGCGGCCGCTTCGGCTCCAAGGGCCTGTCCCTGGCGGTGGCGGTCACCGGCATCCTGGCCACCATGCCGTACATCGCCCTCCAGCTCGTCGGCATCCAGGCCGTCCTGGACGTGATGGGCGTCGGCGGCGGCGAGAACACCAACTGGTTCGTCAAGGACCTGCCGCTGCTCATCGCCTTCGGTGTCCTCGCGGCCTACACGTACTCCTCCGGCCTGCGCGCCCCGGCGCTCATCGCCTTCGTCAAGGACACCCTGATCTACATCGTCATCGCGGTGGCGATCATCTACATCCCGATCAAGCTGGGCGGCTTCGACGAGATCTTCGGCAAGGCGGCCGAGGCGTACAAGACGATCAACCCGGCCACCGGCAAGCCCAAGGGCGCGCTCGTCCCCGGCGAGGCCGGCCAGTGGACGTACGCGACGCTGGCGCTCGGCTCGGCGCTCGCGCTGTTCATGTACCCGCACTCCATCACGGCGACCCTGTCGTCCCGGAGCCGGAACGTCATCCGCCGCAACACCACGATCCTGCCGCTGTACTCGCTGATGCTGGGCCTGCTCGCGCTGCTCGGCTTCATGGCGATCGCCGCCGGCATCAAGGTCAAGAACGGCCAGCTCGCCATCCCGCAGCTCTTCGAGACCATGTTCCCGGACTGGTTCGCGGGCGTCGCGTTCGCCGCGATCGGCATCGGCGCGCTCGTCCCGGCCGCGATCATGTCGATCGCCGCGGCCAACCTCTTCACCCGCAACATCTACAAGGACTTCATCAAGAAGGACGCCACCCCGGCCCAGGAGACCAAGGTCTCCAAGCTGGTCTCGCTCCTGGTGAAGGTCGGCGCGCTCGTCTTCGTCCTCACCATGGACAAGACGGTCGCGATCAACTTCCAGCTGCTCGGCGGCATCTGGATCCTGCAGACCTTCCCGGCGCTCGTCGGCGGTCTCTTCACCCGCTGGTTCCACCGCTGGGCGCTGCTCGCCGGCTGGGCCGTCGGCATGGCGTACGGCACGGCCGCAGCGTACGGCGTCGCCAGCCCCACCCAGAAGCACTTCGGCGGCTCGGCCGCCGAGATCCCGGGCATCGGCGAGATCGGCTACATCGGCCTCACCGCCTTCGTGCTCAACGTCGTCGTCACGGTCGTCCTGACCTTCGTCCTCAAGGCCGTCAAGGCCCCCGAGGGCGTCGACGAGACCTCCCCGGAGGACTACACGGCGGACGCGGGCGACCCCGGCGTCACCGACCTCCCGAAGGTCGGCACCGCGGCGCACTGA
- a CDS encoding DUF3311 domain-containing protein gives MSEASDVTQGKQPTITPVRVVIALCLFAPFVAMLWVSSYAKVEPLFAGIPFFYWYQMLWVLISTALTMIAYKLWQRDQRARKGGDAR, from the coding sequence ATGTCAGAAGCGTCAGATGTGACACAAGGGAAACAACCGACCATCACTCCCGTGCGGGTGGTGATCGCGCTCTGCCTGTTCGCCCCGTTCGTGGCGATGCTCTGGGTGAGCTCCTACGCCAAGGTCGAACCGCTCTTCGCCGGCATCCCGTTCTTCTACTGGTACCAGATGCTCTGGGTGCTGATCTCCACGGCTCTCACCATGATCGCGTACAAGCTGTGGCAGCGGGACCAGCGCGCCCGCAAGGGAGGTGACGCACGATGA
- a CDS encoding LuxR C-terminal-related transcriptional regulator codes for MLEALGIKESTEAVYRLLLERPEYDVTDMATHLGRPEPEVREALACLADLKLVLMDDSSGEVEPFSPDVGFSFLLSRAEAELSKRKRQVEQAGRAVAGILASYADCPEPGVRHDLVDRITGLDTVRERLEDLAANARTECLSLLPGGAQLPDTMDASQPLDQLALERGVKIRSIYQESFRNDPPTVDYVRWYCDLGGEARTVPVVPMLMVIVDREAALVPVDPEDGRAGALEVRSPGLVHALVVLFDRLWDAGTPFGEAPRRDAHDLSPQERELLMLLGIGCTDDIAARRLGVSLRTVRRMSSELMNRLGARSRFEAGVRAAKEGWL; via the coding sequence ATGCTGGAGGCGCTCGGCATAAAGGAGTCGACGGAGGCCGTCTACCGCCTGCTCCTGGAGCGGCCCGAGTACGACGTGACGGACATGGCGACCCATCTGGGCCGCCCGGAGCCGGAGGTCCGCGAGGCGCTCGCCTGTCTCGCGGACCTCAAGCTCGTCCTCATGGACGACTCCTCGGGCGAGGTCGAACCCTTCAGCCCGGACGTCGGCTTCTCCTTCCTGCTCTCCCGCGCCGAGGCCGAACTGAGCAAGCGCAAGCGCCAGGTCGAGCAGGCGGGCAGGGCGGTGGCCGGCATCCTCGCCTCGTACGCGGACTGCCCCGAACCGGGCGTCCGGCACGACCTCGTGGACCGCATCACCGGACTCGACACCGTCCGCGAACGCCTGGAGGACCTCGCCGCGAACGCCCGCACCGAGTGCCTCTCGCTGCTGCCCGGCGGCGCCCAGCTCCCCGACACGATGGACGCGAGCCAGCCGCTCGACCAACTCGCCCTGGAGCGCGGGGTGAAGATCCGCTCGATCTACCAGGAGAGCTTCCGCAACGACCCGCCGACCGTCGACTACGTCCGCTGGTACTGCGACCTCGGCGGCGAGGCCCGGACCGTGCCCGTCGTCCCGATGCTCATGGTGATCGTCGACCGCGAGGCCGCGCTCGTCCCCGTCGACCCCGAGGACGGGCGCGCGGGCGCCCTCGAAGTGCGCAGCCCCGGCCTGGTCCACGCGCTCGTGGTGCTCTTCGACCGGCTGTGGGACGCCGGCACCCCCTTCGGCGAGGCCCCGCGCCGCGACGCGCACGACCTCTCCCCGCAGGAGCGGGAGTTGCTGATGCTCCTCGGCATCGGCTGCACGGACGACATCGCGGCCCGGCGGCTCGGGGTCTCGCTGCGGACGGTCCGCCGGATGAGCTCGGAGCTGATGAACCGGCTCGGCGCCCGCAGCCGTTTCGAGGCGGGCGTACGAGCCGCCAAGGAGGGCTGGCTCTGA
- a CDS encoding aldo/keto reductase, translating into MEYTNLGGPEGPRVSTLCLGTLPFGTRIDEAAAFAVLDRFHEAGGTFIDTANTYAFWEPGATGAESELLIGRWLRSRGVRDEMVLATKVGALPDPPGSAWPECAEGLSAPVIRRQVEESLRNLGTDRIDLYYAHIDDRSTPVAETIGAFGELVDVGKIGRAGCSNFAAWRIEESRGAAVAADLPDYAAVQQRHTYLRPRPGAEFGVNPHASEELLDYLGTRPELTFTAYTTQLTGAYTDPGKEIPEQYRHAGSERRLKVLAEVAAELGVTANQVVLAWALGGELPVLPVIGASAPEQLDEALGAVGLRLDEELRKRLDDVD; encoded by the coding sequence ATGGAGTACACGAACCTGGGCGGCCCCGAGGGTCCGCGCGTGTCCACGCTGTGCCTGGGCACCCTGCCGTTCGGCACCCGGATCGACGAGGCCGCGGCCTTCGCCGTCCTGGACCGCTTCCACGAGGCGGGCGGCACCTTCATCGACACCGCGAACACGTACGCCTTCTGGGAGCCGGGCGCGACCGGCGCCGAGAGCGAGCTGCTCATCGGCCGCTGGCTGCGCAGCCGGGGCGTCCGGGACGAGATGGTGCTCGCCACCAAGGTCGGCGCGCTGCCGGACCCGCCGGGCTCGGCCTGGCCGGAGTGCGCGGAGGGCCTGTCGGCGCCGGTGATCCGGCGTCAGGTGGAGGAGAGCCTGCGGAACCTGGGCACGGACCGGATCGACCTGTACTACGCGCACATCGACGACCGGTCGACGCCGGTCGCGGAGACGATCGGCGCCTTCGGCGAGCTGGTGGACGTCGGGAAGATCGGCCGGGCGGGCTGCTCGAACTTCGCGGCCTGGCGGATCGAGGAGTCGCGCGGCGCCGCGGTCGCCGCGGACCTGCCGGACTACGCGGCCGTGCAGCAGCGCCACACCTACCTCCGGCCGCGCCCCGGCGCGGAGTTCGGGGTGAACCCGCACGCCTCGGAGGAGCTGCTCGACTACCTGGGGACGCGGCCGGAGCTGACGTTCACCGCGTACACGACGCAGCTCACGGGGGCGTACACGGATCCGGGCAAGGAGATTCCCGAGCAGTACCGGCACGCGGGTTCGGAGCGGCGTCTGAAGGTGCTCGCCGAGGTGGCGGCGGAGCTCGGGGTGACCGCGAACCAGGTGGTCCTGGCCTGGGCGCTGGGCGGCGAGCTGCCCGTCCTGCCGGTGATCGGGGCGAGTGCGCCGGAGCAGCTGGACGAGGCGCTCGGCGCGGTGGGGCTGCGTCTGGACGAGGAGCTCAGGAAGCGGCTGGACGATGTGGACTGA
- a CDS encoding endonuclease/exonuclease/phosphatase family protein: MTAMALYCALGWAVFLALHLALNGRWWPWLAVSLLPPVTLAAVPLALLAAAVVTGEPVAAALATGCLLVAWPQNGINLRGLLSRGTGGLRLVSWNTQHWNQGGDPDRFYAFLRSLDADVYVLQEYLNGFEGGEVWDIDDEERLRAAFPRHHLAVGNNSVTLSRFPPAGPPVPVGACSLRVDLRVGHGVLSTYNVHIPVQLTVMNPLRPAFLRDMRRRAAARDREYAALVADLRSNPHPVLVTGDFNTSAAIGDIRRMPRTLRDAIGACRSVLPASWNARARLRLWRIDWAFTGGGARVGSYRFRDAEGLSDHLVQELTVTV, from the coding sequence GGCCGTGGCTCGCCGTCTCGCTCCTTCCGCCGGTCACGCTCGCCGCCGTCCCGCTCGCGCTGCTCGCCGCCGCCGTGGTCACGGGCGAGCCGGTCGCGGCGGCGCTCGCCACCGGCTGCCTCCTGGTGGCCTGGCCGCAGAACGGGATCAACCTGCGGGGGCTCCTCTCCCGCGGGACCGGCGGCCTGCGGCTCGTGTCCTGGAACACCCAGCACTGGAACCAGGGCGGCGACCCCGACCGCTTCTACGCCTTCCTGCGCTCGCTCGACGCCGACGTGTACGTCCTCCAGGAGTACCTGAACGGCTTCGAGGGCGGCGAGGTCTGGGACATCGACGACGAGGAGCGGCTGCGGGCCGCGTTCCCCCGCCACCACCTGGCCGTCGGCAACAACTCCGTGACGCTGTCCCGGTTCCCGCCCGCCGGGCCGCCCGTGCCCGTCGGCGCCTGCTCGCTGCGGGTGGACCTGCGGGTCGGGCACGGCGTCCTGTCCACGTACAACGTGCACATCCCGGTCCAGCTCACGGTCATGAACCCGCTGCGGCCGGCCTTCCTCCGGGACATGCGGCGCCGGGCGGCGGCCCGCGACCGGGAGTACGCGGCGCTCGTCGCCGACCTGCGGTCCAACCCGCACCCGGTCCTGGTGACCGGGGACTTCAACACCAGCGCCGCCATCGGCGACATCCGCCGGATGCCCCGGACGCTCCGCGACGCGATCGGCGCCTGCCGCTCGGTCCTGCCGGCCAGCTGGAACGCCCGCGCGCGGCTGCGGCTGTGGCGGATCGACTGGGCGTTCACCGGGGGCGGCGCCCGGGTGGGCTCGTACCGCTTCCGCGACGCGGAGGGCCTCTCGGACCACCTGGTCCAGGAACTGACCGTCACCGTTTGA